One genomic segment of Alkalimarinus alittae includes these proteins:
- a CDS encoding META domain-containing protein: MKRILIAVALTTLFTACATVDDKSVAVTVKSLQHHNWELTHVDGNTITYPEKTQKPRLEIGENFTANGLAGCNNFFGQAELNESGEFRIDKMAITKKMCSPSEMGIEQVMAETLSSWSQIILTPENLTLKGENHELRLKLRDWM; the protein is encoded by the coding sequence ATGAAGCGTATATTAATTGCTGTTGCATTAACCACATTGTTTACAGCCTGTGCCACTGTCGATGATAAGTCTGTTGCTGTAACGGTAAAGTCTCTACAGCATCATAATTGGGAATTAACCCATGTTGATGGAAATACCATAACGTACCCAGAAAAGACACAAAAGCCCCGCCTTGAAATTGGTGAGAACTTTACAGCAAATGGTTTGGCTGGTTGTAATAACTTTTTTGGTCAAGCTGAATTAAATGAAAGCGGAGAGTTTCGCATAGACAAAATGGCGATAACGAAAAAAATGTGTTCGCCTTCTGAAATGGGAATAGAGCAGGTGATGGCTGAAACATTGTCTTCGTGGAGTCAAATCATATTGACGCCAGAGAACTTGACCTTAAAAGGGGAAAACCATGAGCTTAGGTTAAAGTTGAGAGACTGGATGTAG
- a CDS encoding argininosuccinate synthase, which yields MSKVNKVVLAYSGGLDTSVIVKWLMETYNCEVVTFTADLGQGEEVEPARAKAEALGVKQIFIEDLREEFVRDYVFPMFRANAIYEGEYLLGTSIARPLIARRLIEIANETDADAISHGATGKGNDQVRFELGGYALKPGVQVIAPWREWDLNSRESLLAYCDKHGIEVEKKKGKSPYSMDANLLHISYEGDILEDPWAEAEEEMWRWSVSPENAPDKATYIELTYENGDIVAIDDEPLRPHEVLIKLNEVGGANGIGRLDIVENRFVGMKSRGCYETPGGTIMLKGHRAIESLTLDRELAHLKDSLMPKYAELIYNGFWWSPEREALQGLIDDSQKYVNGKVRLKLYKGNVIVVGRMSENDSLFDEKIATFEEDEGAYDQKDAAGFIKLNALRLRIAAEKGRLL from the coding sequence ACCTATAACTGTGAAGTGGTTACATTTACAGCAGATTTGGGGCAGGGCGAAGAAGTTGAACCTGCACGTGCTAAAGCAGAAGCCTTAGGCGTTAAGCAAATCTTTATTGAAGATTTACGTGAAGAGTTCGTGCGCGATTATGTCTTCCCGATGTTCCGTGCAAATGCCATCTATGAAGGCGAATATCTGCTAGGTACTTCAATTGCTCGTCCACTTATTGCTCGTCGTTTGATTGAAATTGCTAATGAAACAGATGCAGATGCGATTTCGCACGGCGCTACGGGTAAAGGTAATGACCAGGTTCGTTTCGAGTTAGGCGGTTATGCACTAAAGCCAGGCGTTCAGGTTATTGCACCTTGGAGAGAGTGGGATCTCAATTCTCGTGAGTCTTTATTAGCCTATTGCGACAAGCACGGTATTGAAGTTGAGAAGAAAAAAGGTAAATCACCTTACTCAATGGATGCTAACTTGCTACACATCTCTTACGAGGGCGATATTCTAGAAGATCCTTGGGCAGAAGCTGAAGAAGAAATGTGGCGTTGGAGTGTTTCTCCTGAAAATGCACCTGATAAAGCAACATACATTGAATTGACCTATGAGAATGGTGATATTGTTGCAATTGATGATGAGCCATTAAGGCCGCATGAAGTGCTCATTAAGCTAAACGAAGTAGGTGGTGCTAACGGTATCGGACGCTTAGATATCGTAGAAAATCGCTTTGTAGGCATGAAATCACGCGGCTGTTATGAAACGCCCGGCGGAACTATTATGCTCAAAGGGCATAGGGCAATTGAGTCTCTAACACTAGATCGTGAATTGGCTCACTTGAAAGATAGCTTGATGCCTAAGTACGCCGAGTTAATATACAACGGTTTCTGGTGGTCGCCTGAGCGTGAAGCGCTACAAGGCTTAATTGATGACTCACAGAAGTATGTTAACGGTAAGGTGCGTTTGAAGCTTTACAAAGGTAACGTGATCGTTGTGGGTCGTATGTCTGAAAACGATTCATTGTTCGATGAGAAGATTGCAACCTTTGAAGAAGATGAGGGTGCTTACGATCAGAAGGATGCAGCCGGCTTTATTAAGCTGAATGCACTGCGTTTGAGAATCGCTGCTGAAAAAGGCCGATTGTTATAA